The genomic segment aagtcACTGAGTGACTTGCTTAGCTAAATCTTTCACAACAGAAGAGTTGAGCTGTGAGATGGTTGCAATTCTCATCTGTTTGGAACTGGAGTACTTGCCTTTCACagcctgttaaaaaacaacaacaatctcAGTGCATTGTAAGTCAAGTCCCAGTAAAGGCTAATATAACTAATTTCTTACCATATGTTTCGTTTTTCCTGTATTCACCTTCACAACATTATGGGCGATGTGAGCCATGACAGGAACCAAACTATCCAAGCTGTAGGTCATGTAGTGCTGCAGTGTTGCATCCTAAGGCGATTAAGATAAATTAGTGACCAAGatgccaaatttaaaaaagacaagagGTCTAATTAAGCAACACTTACCCATTCACCTGCATCTAAGAGCTTGAGTGCAAGAGCCAAAGCAGCACTGGCTACTTTTGAAGGTGGAAAATGAACCATTTCGTAGTCGACCATGGTCAGCTCGAGCAAATACTTTGCCAGGGTGTGTTGCTCTGCAGTTACCTTTGTGGAAAAAAGTCAGTTTAAATTTGAATCAAGCAGAATGAGGGAGATGTAGTTTTAGCAACAAACCTCATGAATTTTTGAGGCCCGTCTTAGGAACTGCAGTGGAAGAGGTCGGCCAAGTTGGAATTTCAGCACACGCAGGATTGTCATTTCCATGTCTCTGATTTGAGCAGTGGTGTAAGCCTTGTCTGTCACAAAGGCAAAGTCTGAAATCTCAGGTGGATACATCTCCTCATACTTTGAGGCCAGGAACATGGCAGCCACGCCAACAAGTTGCAGCTCTGCCTTGGCAACTGGGTTAACCTATGGAAGTGACCAGATTGCATTTAGAATTTCACAAGTTAAGCACTCTCTAATGACTTACCTGAAGAAAGCGATCAATTAATCCCACAGTCATGTACATGGTTTCCTGAAGCAGACGGAACTTCAGGCTCACTTGGACAAGCCAGTCAATAAGAATGCCACGCATGGTACCGGTCACCTCCTGGTCTTTGAGATAATTGGCTTGAACACTCTGCTCAGcctgaagacaaaaaagaaTGCTCAACACTGGTGAGGAAGGCTTTGTACTCAAATGTGGTTCATGCATACAATCTCACCTCCAGCTGACGCATGTACTTGTAAATATCTTTGACAAATTCACTGCAGAGCATCGGATTGTCGTGGTCATCTGCATCCACATCCCTGACAGCAGTTTCCAGAATGACATCAGAAAATGCCTGACACAAATCAGCTGGCTCACACCCTGAAGTCTCCATTGGCGTTGGGGATACGGGGACAGGCACCACCTAAAATAATGACTGTTCAGGACCAGGTTGAACTCAAGCAATTTTTGACGACAGCATACCTCAACCTCAGGAACATTTTTGGGTTTAGTCTTTTCAGTCACAACAGGAACCTTTGTCTTCTTAACCTGGGCTTTTACTACCACCTAGAAATTCAGATGTGCTTAAATCCAGAGATTTTAGAGACAGCATAGCAATCGCCATGTTATGTAGCAAAGAAAATGCTTTTAACAGACTGAAATCAATTTGAAAACATGCAACAGAACTTTCGAAACAGATAGCATTTCATAAAATGGCTGCAGGGCTTACCATAGAAACTAAAGAAGCCAAAATGTATGCAGTGGTTCTTATTAGAGATTGGAGTAATTCTCAATATGAAGAAATTACCTTCTTTTTGGGCTCTTCGTTAACTGGAACATTACCGATTTCATCGAGGGCGACTCGCGTCTTGAGTGTAGGCCCAGTGACGGACGAAGTTTTCCCAGCAGGGCCAGTCCGGGTGGAGGCCAGGCGGTTCTGAAAAGAAACAAGATTAAAACAGTTTTTACTGCAAGATTTCCTAGCGAATGTGACTTTGAATGAATGGCAACGGCAAGGCAGAATCTATACAACTGTATGAAAGATCAAGCAAAAACTTAGCATTCAGGCTACATCACAGACACGCCAAAAGAAATCTCAAAACTATCAATGATCAGTTGTGAAGTACTTACTCTTGTAACACGAAAAGCCATCTTTAAAAGGTCGTTGCTGGATACAGAGTTCTGAATCGGTACGTTTACCTGCGATGCGCTACTACCCAGTGCCCAGACTAAGGAGACTGCTTGTCTTGGTTTAAATCCTAGCGCACTGCAAGCCAATTGGCTGAATCGAAATGTAGGCGCGCCTGATTGGTTGAGCAAATCTGCGCTTAACATGTTCTGTAGCTAGATGctatattaatataatattatatgtaatttatttatatttaacttGCGTTGAGCTATTTGATTTGACACTGtaatcaaaaaaatatacatgccTAATCAACGAATCAATGTAATATTCGACATTGTTGCAGTGTAGCTGTGCTgtgaaatgtattattttctttctatttgtGAAATCCACTTTGTAAAATAGATGTGTGTTTATGCACATATGGTCCTTTGCCGAGTGTTCACATGAAGGTTGGCAATGAATTGTCATGTTTTGGTGACGTTGACggcaattgacgtccaattcgttcATTTGAACCCGGAGCGtgcaaaacagtaaatattctggtttgcattttaatattctgAAACGACACTCAAATCTGACGTTGAATTTTGCACAATTTCCGTGACCAACAGGATTTAAACATAGAAAAAGAAGAATAAAAGTAAATAAGAGGATTATCATTTATCCACGCTCCATGTCAAAAGGTGGCAGTAATGCTCCATATGTTGTTTTCCCGCCACTCGGAAGAATTAatcgaagaagaagaagcagaagaaaaagaagaagaagaagaagaattagCAACACGATATACACAGTAGGACGCTAGCGACGCTACAGGGAGTTAAAATCATTCCTCCATCAGACGAATTCAGCGACAAACGTTAAATAGACGACCCTAGTTGAGCACttcaaattcaattatttaatttgatCTAAATAAGGCAAGACGTAAGAGGTAAGTAACTTTATGAGAGAGCAGACCGGCTGTTTGGGGAATTTATGAGGGAACGAAGACATTAGCCACCTGTTTGTTATAATCTAAATCAAAtataaatcaattaatttttattCTTGTTTATTTTACACAACCAACCTCAAGAAAGTCAGATTCGGTGTCTGAAATCGTCTCCCTTGTTCAAAAGCTGTGTCGCCAAAAACTTACAAATAACATCGGCAACTGGTGTCGTCGGTGAATaccttaaaatattttctattttattgttAATGAGTTATTCAAAAACAATTCTGAAGTTAAAATGGTCGTTTTGATAGTTTAGCGATGTTCATTCAGACAAAAAGGCAAAAAGGAACAGAAAGCTTCGTCAGAGTCGGGTACATGGTTctatattttatcatttttttctttaaacataaACACTTATGAATATATTCGTGCTCTTTACATATTTGGAAGCTATACAGCCTGTTTAATGACACGATGTGCATGGTAGGGACTTTCCTGCTAATATAACCATGAGCTCATATTAGCAAAATCACGAGAATTCTCTCAGTATGTGACTAACTCACATTAGCATGGTAGCTACCAGACATAAAAAAATGggttaacatttatttaaaatagacGTCTTATGTCCTATAAGCGAAGCTATATCCCTCTTATTTATCATGTTGGAAGGTGACTTATGTCCAAACGTGAAATCAGTAAATACTTGTTTGCCAGACATTAGCGTGCTAGCATGACTCAGTGGATTTCTTCCAATTACACTTACACGATTGTGGCCTGCTTCTGTTTCAAAGGAAGCGACCGTTGTTTGTAAACGTCTTGTGTTCGTAAACTCATTCGAGGATAACCAGGTGCCCAGTAgcgcaaatatatatttatttttggccttGTCATAAGGCTGCGTTTAAAGTTTTTAGGATAGAAATACTCGTGGGATTGCAAGCCTTTGTCTTGATTGTGCAAGCATGCTGCTATTGAGTTAGTTTTGGCTTCGTTTTGTATGATAAATCCACCGTGTAGTAGATAACGAGTACATTCTCGTTGTGGTGTAAAGAGAGGttcttttttctcccccttctAGCATCTCGTGATTTGAGATCTCACGAGGGGAACTCTTGGCACGTGTTTGTAAAACAGTTTTGAAGGGTATAATGTGTGTGCATCGACTACATCGCCAAAAGTATTGGTTCAAATTAGGTTTTGGTGCTCTGAATTAAGACTCTGTCCATACCGTAGCATAAACAATTCATTCAAAGTTTAGAGGAGGGAATTGTGCAAAATTATAATGTGCTGAAGCACTGGAGCTCTTTGACACCTGCTAACCTATTAAAGAGCCTTTAGGTGTTTTTACTTTGTCTAACCCATGCTTTATGTCATAGTAAACAATGTGGCTTGAGTCTTGAAGGTTCATGTGGTTAATTGCTCTTTTTAATATCTACTGTAAACCAACTCAATTTctaagtttttgtttgtttgtctccagGTCAGTGCAATAGACATCGCCATGGCTCAGAAGACCAATCAGAGTCCTGCTCCTATGCTCTGTGCGACTGGCTGCGGTTTCTATGGTAACCCTAGGACTAATGGCATGTGCTCTGTTTGCCACAAGGAACACCTGTCAAGACAGAACAATGGCGGTATCGGTACCCTCAATGCTGTGGGTAAGACCTACTGTGTCTTTTGTGTCTGTACACATGCATGGGGAGAGGGACATACCATTCCATGCCTGGTGCCCTAACCTGATATGAATGTCTTTATTTGTAATATCAGAGACTTAATTTAGAGCTTATATTAATTGAATGCTATTTTGTCCTGGGGTGGTAATGTTAGccgtgcattttttaaaaatgtatcataACCTAATTTTCCCAATGTTCTATTTTGGAATTGAATTTTGGAGCATTTGAATTACATGACCACCTGATTTGGAGTCCGTTACCAGGAAAGAGCTATGCTGTATCAAATATGACTAACTTCCTTTTAGCTCTGTTTCCTTCCGGTTATATTAGACAAATCCGATCAAATCTAGTTGAGAGATCAGCATTTGGCCCTGTCGTGTCAGTGTTTTGTCATGCATCTTCTCCGTCAGGCATCAGCGGTGGCCCCACGGTGGAGGCTTCAGCAATCCAGAGGTTAGAGGCCACATTGAATAATGCcgctgcagcagcagcagccgcgGCTGCAGCCGAGGTCGCTGCTGAAGCTGCAGCGTCGGAAACTCTCAGGTAAGCACCTCTCTCATGAAAGCCGAGATTCGTTCAGCGCTAACTTCTTTGATTGCATCTTTTCTGGGAACCAATCATAGCTTTTCATCGCGTATTTCCCTTGTACTGCAGTGCCATGTCCGCAACAGTTTCTGTGACACAAAAGATGGCGGAGATGAGTCTCTCGCTTGAGAAAGGCGCATCGGGGAAGAAAGCAGAACTCGCAGAGCCTGGTGGGTGTATTATTTTGATCCTCTGCCCCCACCCTCCTTTAACCACCATTTTCCATTTACTATACACAAGTGTATCGTGTACTTGAGAAATGACAGTTGTCCTTTTCATCGCCCGTTCGCAGTGGCTGATCAGATCACAGTCACGGCCTGTCAGGCCTCCACTGCTGGCAGTGAAGAGTCCCGAGACCCAGAGCCTCCCAAACCCAAGAAGAATCGTTGTTTTATGTGCCGCAAAAAAGTTGGCCTTACAGGTGAGTTAAGTTTGAAATGGAGAACCTGGTTTAGTGGTCTTCCCAAGTTGGATCTATTCACCAGTCCCATGTCTTTCTGGAGGCGTTGTCCTTTCCCAAGCTTACGTCGTCTCGTTGCGCTGTTTCAGGTTTTGAATGCCGGTGTGGGAACATGTTCTGTGGCTTTCACCGTTACTCAGACCAGCACAACTGTCCTTACGACTACAAAGCTGAAGCCGTGGCCAAAATTCGTAAAGATAACCCCGTGGTTGTTGCGGACAAGATCCAAAGAATATGAGGTGGACTTTGATTTCTTGGAACGACCGGCTTTACACAAAATGGACTTGAGCCCCACCGTGTCTGATGGACCCCAATATCCActaatggatgtttttttttttctgttgatcTCTCTTTCCGGATATCATTCTTtgtgtagtttttatttttagaatgttCTAGTGAGGCGAAGGAAGGATATTGGTTCCATACATATTATGGTATCCATCTGTTTTCTATACTGCTGTTCCTATGTTGCCCTTGATGGAGAAAGTGGTTTTTATATAGAGCAGTTGAAGGTTGCCCGGTGGCCATTGTGAGGCTCCATTAAGATAGATGGACCACGTGATTGGGTTGTACTGAGCTTGTTACTGCCCAGCCATGCTTGCTCTCTGCTGGCATGAGTAGCAAAGTGGATGTTAGAggtatgtgtttttattttattttttgctcctTTATTTTGAGTTTGGGTCCTTGCTCAAAATTGAATCTTTCCCAAAAGGGTCAGGTAAATGCATCCTGTGTTTGCAAGTGTCCATGTTGCtaacaaaataacattaaattgTTGGAGTGTGTCTGTGTGAGTTTTTGAGAAAGATCTGAATGTTGACACATCAGACTTGTGCTCTTTAGGTCCTTGATTAACACGACTGTTTCTTGTATTCTCATACACCACCTTCACACACAGTTTTTCACCAATGTGTATGTTGTTGTCAAGACAAGTAGCCTAAACTTGAATCGTTTGTTTTGCCTTTGACATGGTTTGATTCCACTAATACTTTGTCAGTTTTCACTTTGGAATGTTTTCTGCTGTTTTAATGTGAGGTAATATTCACAATGTTGGGAGTGTTACATTGTTGcgatcaatataaaaaaaatagacaatttttGTTGGGAAAAGGTGTGACTGGTTGATGATTTTGTGAGTAGTGTTTGCTTttcattgatattttttgtGGGCAGGCGGGTCTGGCTGccctctcctttttttttttaaaactccttTTTAGTTATGCAAGTTTGtacaaacatttatttatatactgcAGTGTGCGTAATCTTTCAATAAAACAGTAAGTTGTATgatgtaaataaaatgtgttcacaAAAATTATAACAAGAGTTGTTGACCTTGAATTTTTATCTTGTTGAGCTAATGTTTGCACAAGTATGGAGGTTCTCCAAATGAATGGacttaaaatgtgcttttatctCGAATATTACATTGCTCAGAGTACTTTAGATAGTTGTGCTTTGCTTCAAtcattcatccttttcattcgGATATGAGTAGATCTAAAAGGGTCTGGAAAGACCTGTGTTGGCGGCATGGACGTTGGGTGCAACACCGTTTACTGCGATCAAGCAGCTGCTTATTAACCGCCATTGCCTCATTTCTGCACGTGAGGGGAAACAGGATCTCCCACATTGAGCGGCCATGACTGCAGGTCATGTTTCCACACCATGCTTGAAAAGTGTCCTTTTCTACAGTTCCATCCCAGAGCAATACGgagcacagttttttttttttttaaataatccctCCACAGAACTAAATTTTGCACCTGAAAACCATAAAATTTGAAGGAAATATGGTTTCATATActgttaaaaatgtttgtcgctaggtgtccaatccattt from the Stigmatopora argus isolate UIUO_Sarg chromosome 16, RoL_Sarg_1.0, whole genome shotgun sequence genome contains:
- the ccnb1 gene encoding G2/mitotic-specific cyclin-B1, which gives rise to MAFRVTRNRLASTRTGPAGKTSSVTGPTLKTRVALDEIGNVPVNEEPKKKVVVKAQVKKTKVPVVTEKTKPKNVPEVEVVPVPVSPTPMETSGCEPADLCQAFSDVILETAVRDVDADDHDNPMLCSEFVKDIYKYMRQLEAEQSVQANYLKDQEVTGTMRGILIDWLVQVSLKFRLLQETMYMTVGLIDRFLQVNPVAKAELQLVGVAAMFLASKYEEMYPPEISDFAFVTDKAYTTAQIRDMEMTILRVLKFQLGRPLPLQFLRRASKIHEVTAEQHTLAKYLLELTMVDYEMVHFPPSKVASAALALALKLLDAGEWDATLQHYMTYSLDSLVPVMAHIAHNVVKVNTGKTKHMAVKGKYSSSKQMRIATISQLNSSVVKDLAKQVTQ
- the LOC144091140 gene encoding AN1-type zinc finger protein 5-like; this encodes MAQKTNQSPAPMLCATGCGFYGNPRTNGMCSVCHKEHLSRQNNGGIGTLNAVGISGGPTVEASAIQRLEATLNNAAAAAAAAAAAEVAAEAAASETLSAMSATVSVTQKMAEMSLSLEKGASGKKAELAEPVADQITVTACQASTAGSEESRDPEPPKPKKNRCFMCRKKVGLTGFECRCGNMFCGFHRYSDQHNCPYDYKAEAVAKIRKDNPVVVADKIQRI